The Besnoitia besnoiti strain Bb-Ger1 chromosome IV, whole genome shotgun sequence genome contains a region encoding:
- a CDS encoding hypothetical protein (encoded by transcript BESB_056320), producing the protein MEDGRQRDAAQRESESMGLIAEGPLFSEQLPEEFAAYLKRNKVDVSCYDTQAEIPRYFAVLYPVPALTRAAAAVVEENLRKSDGDSAPLVKLLFSSVGHARGHLSADSSRTCPDAFVSDVRVPDCVFHSLDVSHQSDGVPTPEADGGRFTEDGTLQRLKFRYKSLFPPYEQYLKELLSCMQKEFGLASPPSPVPWLLPNCFGRAEKSSVSENSSGPPSFPIVFSLPSSVSPRNCTPYRLGLIHPLDAASVACAQSLRPARGDLVCDLCCAPGNKLLLLASAVAGPPPHCDACTTDSERYSEEAAGAVVGARTLPLADSERPTGLAAPTLWLAGSESALASAGRGGIVVGVEGRRQRVEVCRRIVRRAGARNVILVLQDGRLFTGACRCALVPEGESSSCQSLSASALHASTLGRTEAAVNARATGSNKRVEQPMRQTRSKRGGRLSRRKARKRDEAAEVPLIDLLPGLENFVDTDVVISSHSPAAAPPAGGEAPKPCPAVSNQEGRLECSKGETSNHNCFGKFDKVLVDVECTHDGSIRHMQKFGRQWRWNDFKKKMQMSTSEQESFECRATLDCTAGAPCDGSQSVDQGPSPSHNTTSESPNVETQKLPPLKRGRETAGVSKEATSVMERPLSPPACSPEDFSSLRQRQRQLLQRGFELLRPGGLLVYSTCSKCEDQNEHVVSDFLRSNENAALYPLPCRILRNGASRDVLHLKTATTLQPPGSVEELRRTVNEPECAEWPATPSSLFLDRTLKRHPAAFCSEMTSVLAPCERTAGGGEPNEEQCCCPLNGRGCEAGVDCAAVEQGSGDHSGCSRPYHPCSCYFGPEQSGTSGLFLACITKLPDPS; encoded by the coding sequence ATGGAGGACGGGCGCCAACGGGATGCTGCGCAGAGGGAGTCTGAATCAATGGGCTTGATAGCCGAGGGCCCCCTCTTTTCAGAGCAGCTACCCGAAGAATTTGCAGCGTACCTGAAACGAAACAAAGTTGATGTCTCGTGTTATGACACACAGGCGGAGATTCCGCGGTATTTTGCCGTCCTCTACCCAGTGCCTGCGTTaacgcgcgccgcagcagcagtcGTAGAAGAGAATCTTAGAAAGTCGGACGGCGATAGCGCCCCCCTTGTGAAGCTTCTCTTTTCGAGTGTTGGGCATGCAAGAGGACATCTCAGTGCTGATTCCTCTCGAACCTGCCCAGATGCATTTGTTTCCGATGTTCGCGTGCCAGATTGTGTATTTCATTCGCTGGATGTTTCGCACCAGAGCGACGGGGTCCCAACCCCTGAGGCAGACGGGGGCCGATTTACCGAAGACGGGACTCTTCAACGATTGAAGTTCCGGTACAAGTCGCTCTTTCCGCCTTACGAGCAGTATCTCAAGGAGCTGCTGTCCTGCATGCAGAAGGAGTTTGGTCTCGCCAGTCCCCCTTCGCCTGTGCCATGGTTGCTACCAAACTGCTTCGGTCGTGCGGAGAAATCGTCGGTTTCTGAGAATTCGAGCGGCCCCCCTTCCTTTCCGattgttttttctcttccaTCAAGTGTGTCGCCTCGAAACTGCACTCCTTACCGACTCGGTCTGATTCACCCGCTGGACGCAGCATCTGTGGCGTGCGCCCAATCGCTTCGTCCCGCGAGAGGTGACCTCGTGTGCGACCTTTGCTGCGCGCCTGGCAACAAGTTATTGCTTTTGGCCAGTGCCGTTGCagggccgccgcctcacTGCGACGCCTGTACCACTGACTCCGAAAGATATtcggaggaggcggctggTGCTGTTGTCGGTGCGCGAACTCTGCCGCTCGCTGACAGTGAACGACCTACAGGCCTGGCAGCCCCTACGCTATGGCTCGCGGGCAGTGAGAGTgccctcgccagcgccggccGAGGTGGCATTGTTGTCGGAGTTGAGGGCCGCAGGCAACGTGTGGAGGTATGCCGGCGCATTGTTCGAAGAGCGGGCGCTCGCAATGTCATTCTGGTGCTTCAGGATGGGCGTCTGTTTACCGGAGCGTGTAGGTGCGCTCTGGTGCCAGAGGGGGAATCATCCAGTTGTCAGTCTCTGTCTGCAAGCGCGCTCCACGCGTCAACTCTTGGGCGCACTGAGGCTGCTGTCAACGCCCGAGCGACCGGATCGAATAAGAGGGTGGAACAGCCAATGAGGCAGACGAGATCCAAGCGTGGAGGTCGTCTCTCACGGCGGAAAGCGCGAAAACGGGACGAAGCCGCTGAGGTGCCTTTAATCGACCTGCTCCCGGGGCTCGAGAACTTCGTAGACACCGACGTCGTCATTAGTTCGCACTCaccggctgcagcgccaccCGCTGGTGGGGAAGCACCAAAACCGTGTCCAGCTGTCTCGAACCAGGAAGGGCGTCTGGAGTGCTCAAAAGGCGAGACCAGCAACCACAACTGCTTCGGAAAATTTGACAAAGTGCTTGTGGACGTTGAATGCACACACGATGGCTCCATACGGCATATGCAGAAGTTCGGGCGCCAGTGGCGGTGGAATGATTTCAAGAAGAAAATGCAAATGTCTACATCAGAACAGGAGTCATTCGAGTGCAGGGCAACGCTGGATTGTACTGCTGGCGCGCCCTGTGATGGTAGTCAGTCCGTGGATCAAGGGCCATCGCCTAGCCATAACACCACATCTGAAAGCCCGAATGTTGAAACCCAGAAGCTTCCTCCACTGAAACGCGGCAGAGAAACCGCTGGGGTTTCTAAAGAGGCAACTTCGGTGATGGAGAGACCGCTTTCCCCACCTGCTTGCAGCCCAGAGGATTTCTCGAGTCTTCGGCAGCGACAACGCCAACTGCTTCAACGCGGCTTTGAGCTCCTGCGCCCCGGAGGACTGCTCGTTTACAGCACCTGCAGCAAATGCGAGGATCAGAATGAGCATGTAGTTAGTGACTTCCTCAGATCTAATGAAAATGCCGCGTTATATCCCTTGCCATGCCGAATCCTGAGAAACGGCGCGTCAAGGGACGTCCTTCACCTAAAAACCGCGACTACCTTGCAACCCCCGGGGTCagtggaggagctgcgccgcaCTGTGAATGAACCTGAGTGTGCTGAGTGGCCTGCTACCCCATCGAGTCTCTTTCTCGACAGAACATTGAAGCGTCACCCCGCAGCTTTCTGCTCAGAGATGACGAGCGTGCTGGCCCCGTGCGAGAGGACGGCGGGAGGGGGTGAACCGAACGAGGAGCAATGTTGCTGCCCGCTTAATGGAAGGGGGTGTGAGGCCGGGGTGGACTGTGCGGCTGTGGAACAGGGCTCTGGAGATCACAGTGGGTGCTCGCGTCCTTACCATCCCTGCAGTTGTTATTTTGGCCCAGAGCAGAGTGGGACGAGCGGGCTTTTCCTTGCGTGCATCACCAAGCTACCAGATCCGTCCTGA
- a CDS encoding histone deacetylase complex subunit Sin3 (encoded by transcript BESB_056300) → MGGLSDGADPPTYHEAGNGSRAGTSCKVLDSRTTLSSKQGQEFAILWRQFETFLVRRFINEPERLISLSRIIGHYRSQSIRVEELAFLVGHCFSDCPEVLLCFSLFLPDGIVLDGGSPAAAMCALIQSVAPDKYVIFSRILKTCVSQTHDRGSRDLLLQKMQALFHGHRLVTRGLRKLLVQQFCMEKNSGIRFVNKPVEILRPKDDDPLQLHSVYNMTFQVALLAGDRGRAIALASNVLHLARLYVRGAISFEQVNDELDRLWCGYPGWHHVLRLKELLCSIVPEDFEKSQRVTTLMRTLTSTQSASWHFCDASEGLKTVCELFLQDLENRSPTLRLEVDHLVKRALTEGSSCAPSVQRLASLLGKQPHSCEKLGVLTRLAIDLSSKGSCVANKRPRGDFEDGLSDILKDEDCITSKKAKTDMDKASTAAAVAARFSAEYLPTLLQSTAETLAPFIVPARFRSQQLLMQLVGPKWLPMVYMILDEWNDGLFTKEQAMESLTCIAGSDSRARNVLRPLFTLLENKKGARKRHMTGSLSRQLFDMWERRGSSYRRLPPDWPLLECGGRDALCWEVFNDSWASIPDSSESQARYTNRHEEQLLLLEDTRYEWDLRIGRLEATLRRLENITEQLTTIDPERRRFATIRVSTFSQLDVTILRTIFGQNAEQVVSCVCLSPLTSIPIVHDTLVTKLKQWRAMRYFLQLGWAQQEAPHWAGAIDFKKRFIGRPGPEEDGGHPEHPSMRPSGRPIDRMNALIRTATVPPHSSEAKLASR, encoded by the exons ATGGGAGGGCTTTCGGACGGGGCGGATCCCCCCACATACCACGAAGCAGGGAACGGCTCCCGCGCCGGTACCAGCTGTAAGGTATTAGACTCAAGAACAACACTCTCTTCCAAACAAGGCCAAGAGTTCGCTATTTTGTGGCGTCAATTTGAGACCTTCTTGGTCAGAAGGTTCATCAACGAACCCGAGCGTTTGATTTCTTTGAGCAGGATTATTGGCCACTACAGATCACAAAGCATTCGGGTGGAAGAACTCGCATTCTTGGTGGGACATTGTTTTTCTGATTGTCCTGAGGTTCTGTTgtgcttttctcttttcttaCCTGATGGCATTGTCCTTGACGGCGGCAGTCCCGCGGCTGCCATGTGTGCATTGATACAGAGTGTGGCGCCAGATAAGTATGTCATCTTTAGTCGAATTCTGAAGACCTGCGTCAGTCAGACTCATGACAGGGGTAGCAGAGATCTGCTCCTGCAGAAGATGCAAGCCCTTTTCCACGGCCATCGGCTTGTCACCCGAGGACTGAGAAAATTGCTCGTGCAGCAATTTTGCATGGAGAAAAATAGTGGGATCCGGTTTGTTAACAAACCTGTGGAGATTCTTCGGCCAAAGGATGATGACCCGCTACAG TTACATTCGGTCTATAACATGACCTTCCAAGTCGCCCTTCTGGCGGGggaccgcggccgcgctaTTGCGTTGGCATCAAATGTGTTGCATTTGGCCCGGCTATACGTCCGGGGGGCGATATCATTCGAGCAAGTTAACGACGAGCTGGATCGGCTTTGGTGTGGTTACCCGGGATGGCACCATGTTCTTCGGCTGAAGGAGTTGTTGTGCTCCATTGTGCCAGAGGATTTCGAGAAAAGCCAGCGGGTCACCACGCTCATGCGCACTCTTACTAGTACGCAAAGTGCGT CGTGGCACTTTTGCGACGCTTCCGAAGGCCTCAAGACCGTGTGTGAGCTTTTCCTTCAAGACCTGGAAAACCGGTCCCCCactctgcgcctcgaggtTGACCATTTGGTGAAACGCGCTCTGACGGAGGGATCCTCATGCGCACCGTCAGTGCAGCGGTTGGCGTCTTTGCTTGGGAAGCAACCACACAGCTGCGAGAAGCTGGGTGTTCTCACTCGGCTGGCAATAGACCTCAGCAGCAAGGGCTCTTGCGTCGCCAACAAACGGCCTAGGGGCGACTTCGAAGACGGCTTATCTGACATTTTGAAGGATGAAGACTGCATCACCAGT aaaaaagcaaaaaccGACATGGACAAGGCGTCCACTGCAGCCGCGGTGGCGGCACGGTTCTCAGCTGAGTACTTGCCTACGCTCTTGCAGTCAACCGCGGAGACTCTCGCGCCCTTTATCGTTCCTGCTCGGTTTCGAAGCCAGCAACTGCTAATGCAGCTCGTGGGACCGAAATGGCTCCCTATGGTTTATATGATCCTTGACGAATGGAATGATGGCCTTTTTACAAAGGAGCAG GCCATGGAGTCCCTGACGTGCATTGCCGGATCTGACTCTAGAGCGCGAAACGTTCTGCGGCCTCTGTTCACATTACTGGAAAACAAGAAGGGTGCCAGGAAGCGTCACATGACCGGTTCTTTGAGCCGCCAGCTGTTCGACATGTGGGAGAGACGAGGATCGTCATatcggcggctgcctcccgACTGGCCTTTGCTGGAAtgtggcggccgcgacgcgctcTGCTGGGAAGTCTTCAACGACAG CTGGGCGTCCATTCCAGATAGTTCTGAGAGCCAGGCGCGGTATACGAACCGGCACGaggagcagctgcttctcttgGAAGACACGCGGTACGAGTGGGATTTGCGTATTGGAAGGCTGGAGGCGACCCTCAGACGGCTTGAAAATATCACCGAGCAGCTGACGACGATCGATCCGGAGAGGCGCCGGTTCGCGACGATTCGCGTTAGCACCTTCAGTCAGCTGGACGTGACAATTCTCAGGACTATCTTCGGGCAGAACGCTGAACAG GTTGTGTCGTGCGTCTGCCTGTCCCCCCTGACGTCAATCCCGATCGTCCACGACACGCTCGTGACGAAGCTCAAGCAGTGGCGCGCCATGCGATATTTCCTTCAGCTTGGGTGGGCGCAGCAGGAGGCCCCCCACTGGGCTGGGGCGATTGACTTTAAAAAACGTTTTATTGGCCGCCCAGGACCtgaggaagacggcggacATCCGGAGCACCCGAGTATGCGGCCGTCGGGACGGCCCATTGACCGCATGAACGCGCTGATTCGCACTGCCACCGTTCCTCCCCACTCCAGTGAAGCGAAGCTTGCATCTCGCTGA
- a CDS encoding hypothetical protein (encoded by transcript BESB_056340), with protein sequence MTSAAVLSQPEGPVPETQPGARSPRQGAGSPASQAAATSAPENSTSGYHPEERDSLQKGESKAQDAQEKSSGRLGQQQSHDGTTVHRGGKSHFPLDPVVNFLFGLIMSTFAVLAAAGIARISLPPQHPFQEYIGFILDHAPRLGLSGAVKVTPFLVRAAEASREAGYQVIANYLDRAIACPHTESLFVYGFTTLAFLPAVVVGWGLWRYKKEREIEVSPPQHMFCSNTMTPEQFADRRFTYEALAQLMKDPDFLKLKAQRAIQGSEAWNWQKRVREHPEEEEDASEEGESDDEQDGSN encoded by the exons ATGACATCTGCCGCCGTTCTCTCGCAGCCAGAGGGCCCCGTTCCCGAGACCCAGCCGGGAGCTCGATCTCCACGACAAGGAGCTGGCTCTCCAGCGTCCCAAGCGGCAGCTACGTCAGCGCCTGAGAACAGTACCTCGGGCTACCACCCGGAGGAGCGCGATTCATTGCAGAAGGGGGAGTCAAAGGCGCAGGATGCTCAAGAGAAGAGCAGTGGGAGGCTTGGGCAACAGCAGTCGCATGATGGAACGACGGTGCATCGCGGAGGAAAGTCTCATTTTCCACTAGATCCGGTCGTTAACTTTCTCTTCGGGCTGATCATGTCTACCTTTGCGGTACTCGCTGCTG CGGGGATCGCTCGTATCTCCCTTCCTCCGCAGCATCCGTTTCAGGAGTACATTGGCTTCATACTCGACCACGCACCTCGCCTGGGTCTGTCCGGCGCTGTTAAGGTG ACACCATTCCTAGTGCGGGCAGCGGAAGCGTCCAGGGAGGCGGGTTACCAGGTCATCGCCAACTATCTGGACAGAGCTATTGCGTGTCCTCATACCGAGTCTCTCTTCGTGTACGGTTTCACGACTCTTGCGTTCCTGCCGGCGGTAGTTGTTGGATGGGGCCTCTGGCGCTACAAGAAAGAACGAGAAATTGAAG TTTCCCCTCCGCAGCACATGTTCTGCAGCAATACAATGACTCCAGAACAGTTTGCGGATCGACGATTCACATATGAGGCGCTCGCTCAGCTCATGAAAGATCCTG ACTTCCTCAAGttgaaggcgcagcgcgccatCCAAGGCAGCGAAGCATGGAACTGGCAAAAACGGGTGCGTGAACAtcctgaggaggaagaagacgctaGCGAGGAGGGTGAATCTGATGATGAACAAGATGGGAGCAACTGA
- a CDS encoding prenyltransferase, UbiA family protein (encoded by transcript BESB_056330), translating to MLGSASLRPLAQSGRGQRFWTAEPLRAACEAIRKEQWSNLFALPRSASRQGVVAEPLVGEASSFVPPQLYLQSDWISGGRVWFVAVRVDATKDAEAYPLASKRKLAGCRRLGRAYYSSYRGGKSPTSLCREAQPRVSVEASSGSSYHAFASGNPLLQGTGQRMIYIQTCRGRRPRRAAPLMGPSLFVRYRPRASASTAHIWSASRALAQGTGSEALPVAGSKPHPPDSTLPWTAGEQDSGKAPTCVGKLQAPAQEGVRSGEGQNVLHAGDARDGRERRASLLASFNLMPSLRSRRLQRDCAAYWALSKGRLSVWVALSTLAGYAGGVQALPDFWTGLASGATSGVSSAGLRLLQEASAVGDPAGAGTVLAAVLSGVTAAQLSASVGALFAGVFGSSAAANALNQLYERKLDGMMKRTRHRPAASGYLSPPACVTFAALSAAAGVSLLSLHFPNLTTAALAAFNITLYAGVYTPLKTKNPYSTHVGAVVGAIPLLIGWSAAGGSLACLHPWLLFGLQYLWQFPHFYMLCWLHRADYQRGGYKMFGVTDDQHAIQTKALCRRYLSALLATPLLSSFCGVTTWMYAVSSLPANLFIANSFRRFYANPEKASGKHFFLHSLWHIMLLLGLGVYHMKPVSTPSLYDQPSKTERIAVLSESENGGVPDEHRGCRYLRMLLTAPVRSTYYLYGKMEAGAVQLCPVLRQRLAQQQDAVQRGALNVTADSAMTDRACAGPTEDKRRALRMSLRQHCAGATEESTDSDAAQGSRMEMEHTRGREAERFPTRLDSHAGCSEAGTGSRAALNYRQFTLEDGDQELRRSSLPQPRTVPTTPADGVASVGAFHVFGSGISSPHESNLMRRMRGTLSQFCPHEHIVGLQRGCPVSQATAVFFPRYESVASEERGRRPSRSGTHNSPTAAASPSD from the exons ATGCTGGGTTCTGCCTCGTTGAGGCCGCTTGCCCAGTCTGGCCGCGGCCAACGCTTCTGGACGGCTGAGCCTCTCAGGGCGGCTTGCGAGGCTATCCGAAAGGAGCAATGGTCCAATTTGTTCGCACTGCCTCGGTCTGCGTCGAGGCAGGGTGTCGTGGCGGAGCCACTAGTGGGAGAAGCGTCGAGCTTTGTGCCGCCACAACTGTATCTTCAATCGGATTGGATTTCTGGGGGTAGAGTGTGGTTTGTTGCAGTGCGAGTTGACGCGACGAAAGATGCGGAGGCGTATCCTTTAGCGTCAAAGCGTAAGCTGGCTGGGTGCAGACGGCTAGGACGTGCTTATTACAGCAGCTACAGAGGGGGGAAGTCGCCTACGAGCCTTTGCCGGGAAGCGCAGCCACGTGTCTCAGTGGAGGCTTCTTCCGGATCATCATACCATGCATTCGCTTCAGGGAACCCTCTCCTTCAGGGCACTGGACAGAGGATGATCTACATCCAAACCtgccgagggaggcgcccCAGGCGTGCTGCACCCCTGATGGGGCCGTCGCTTTTCGTGAGATACCGACCTCGAGCGTCCGCTTCCACAGCTCACATCTGGAGCGCCTCTCGTGCTCTGGCACAAGGCACAGGTTCCGAGGCTCTCCCGGTGGCTGGGTCGAAGCCTCACCCTCCTGACAGCACCTTGCCATGGACTGCCGGCGAGCAGGACTCCGGGAAGGCACCGACTTGCGTTGGAAAGTTGCAGGCGCCTGCCCAGGAGGGTGTCCGCAGTGGAGAGGGACAAAACGTGctgcacgcaggcgacgcccgaGACGgtcgagaaagaagagctTCGCTGTTGGCAAGTTTCAACCTGATGCCGTCACTCCGTTCGCGCCGACTGCAGAGGGACTGCGCCGCCTACTGGGCTCTGTCGAAGGGTCGGCTGAGCGTGTGGGTGGCTCTTTCGACTCTCGCAGGGTACGCAGGCGGCGTGCAAGCTCTGCCGGACTTTTGGACGGGGCTGGCGTCGGGTGCGACTAGCGGCGTCAGTTCCGCaggtctgcgtctgcttcagGAGGCATCAGCCGTCGGCGACCCGGCAGGAGCCGGAACTGTTCTGGCCGCAGTCCTGTCGGGCGTGACAGCGGCTCAGCTTTCGGCGTCCGTGGGTGCGTTATTCGCTGGAGTCTTTGGAagttccgccgcggcgaatgCACTCAACCAGCTGTACGAGAGAAAGCTAGATGGCATGATGAAACGCACAAGACATCG GCCGGCTGCGAGCGGATATCTTTCACCTCCAGCCTGTGTTACATTTGCGGCACtgtcagcggcggcgggtgtgtctctgctgtctcttcaTTTCCCCAATCTGACGACAGCAGCGCTGGCTGCCTTCAACATCACCCTTTATGCAGGCGTATATACGCCTCTGAAGACTAAGAATCCGTACAGCACTCACGTCGGCGCGGTTGTTGGAGCGATTCCACTTTTGATCGGATGGAGCGCAGCAGGG GGCTCCCTAGCTTGCTTGCACCCATGGCTCCTGTTCGGACTGCAGTACTTGTGGCAATTTCCGCACTTCTACATGCTTTGCTGGCTTCACCGCGCGGACTACCAGAGAGGCGGCTACAAAATGTTTGGAGTGACAGACGATCAGCACGCCATTCAGACCAAGGCGCTATGTCGGCGGTACCTGAGCGCGCTTTTAGCTACCCCCCTG CTGTCGTCATTCTGTGGCGTAACGACGTGGATGTACGCCGTTTCTTCGCTCCCAGCAAACCTCTTCATCGCGAACTCCTTCCGACGGTTCTACGCAAACCCAGAAAAGGCAAGCGGAAAGCATTTCTTTCTCCATTCTCTCTGGCACATCATGCTTCTACTCGGACTCGGGGTCTACCACATGAAGCCTGTCAGCACCCCGTCCCTATACGATCAACCTTCTAAAACAGAGCGCATTGCCGTTTTGTCGGAGTCAGAAAATGGTGGCGTGCCCGACGAGCACCGAGGATGTCGGTATCTGCGCATGCTGCTCACTGCGCCAGTCCGAAGTACGTACTATTTATACGGAAAAATGGAGGCTGGAGCAGTTCAGCTGTGCCCAGTGCTGCGCCAGAGGCTTGCCCAGCAGCAGGACGCCGTGCAACGAGGCGCGCTGAACGTGACCGCAGACTCTGCGATGACAGACAGAGCGTGCGCTGGACCTACAGAAGACAAACGGCGAGCATTACGGATGTCTCTCCGACAGCACTGCGCCGGTGCGACCGAGGAGTCTACTGATAGCGACGCAGCACAAGGCTCGCGCATGGAAATGGAGCACACCAGGGGCAGGGAAGCAGAGCGCTTTCCCACTCGACTGGATTCGCACGCGGGGTGCTCCGAGGCCGGCACGGGATCTCGTGCAGCTCTCAACTACCGGCAGTTTACGCTAGAGGACGGCGATCAAGAGCTTCGGCGCTCATCCTTACCACAGCCTCGCACGGTGCCCACTACGCCTGCAGACGGCGTGGCCTCTGTAGGGGCTTTCCACGTATTCGGAAGCGGAATCTCAAGCCCCCACGAGAGTAACCTGATGAGACGAATGCGAGGCACCTTATCTCAGTTCTGTCCGCACGAGCATATTGTCGGTCTCCAGCGGGGTTGCCCGGTAAGCCAGGCTACTGCAGTCTTCTTCCCGCGGTATGAGTccgtcgccagcgaggaAAGAGGTCGGCGGCCGTCCCGGTCAGGCACTCACAATTCtccgacggcggcagcgtccCCGTCGGACTAA
- a CDS encoding membrane protein (encoded by transcript BESB_056310) yields the protein MRSCTFLALFYCSVAALASGTATEPYATFPVCDVAVESALCLHGAQKVLLPNAQPFGLELHITFDSVRPLDDSGKKNHASGEVMAAAGIGGSGSSGLFRRNYVYVPSTEGLQTADFSYTMFAYLLEDAESRANNELHDQYCPLIHKGIMKENVQEAAPAILIDPRDGRIKVVVATSQSHETPGEEMMSNSRMKPHQWYHIAVIRRMNRVFLYVDGILDSSMVTHGLTRTNDLPLYIGSAPYAEDVCDMPLLIDELKAYSYALGRDNIQAEASIALAGVEPSFIHIGCVDCNKEEAASACPDGYHLCDKLELYSGGYQVARKLSLGTSLVAAGSATPAKGTALCCSDA from the exons ATGAGGTCGTGCACTTTCCTCGCGCTGTTTTACTGTAGCGTCGCCGCTTTAGCGAGCGGCACAGCCACGGAGCCATATGCAACGTTCCCCGTTTGCGATGTTGCCGTGGAGTCTGCACTGTGTCTACACGGGGCGCAGAAGGTTCTGCTTCCCAATGCTCAGCCATTTG GGCTTGAACTGCATATAACCTTCGACAGCGTCAGGCCTCTCGACGATAGTGGCAAGAAGAACCACGCCTCCGGGGAAGTGATGGCAGCAGCTGGCATCGGAGGGAGTGGCAGTTCGGGACTTTTCCGACGCAACTATGTATATGTTCCTAGTACAGAAGGACTGCAGACGGCAGACTTCAGCTACACAATGTTCGCGTATCTGCTTGAAGACGCAGAGTCACG GGCGAATAACGAGCTCCACGACCAATATTGCCCCCTCATTCACAAG GGGATCATGAAGGAAAATGTGCAGGAGGCAGCCCCCGCGATTTTGATTGACCCACGG GATGGCAGAATCAAGGTTGTCGTCGCCACCTCACAAAGCCATGAAACTC CGGGGGAGGAAATGATGAGCAATTCGCGAATGAAACCCCATCAGTGGTACCACATCGCCG TGATACGACGGATGAACCGGGTGTTTCTATACGTTGATGGCATACTTGATTCCAGCATGGTGACGCATG GCCTCACACGAACCAACGATCTGCCGTTGTACATCGGGTCAGCACCATACGCTGAAGATGTGTGTGATATGCCTCTCCTCATTGACGAGCTTAAGGCATACTCATAT GCACTAGGGAGAGATAATATCCAAGCTGAAG CGTCTATCGCGCTCGCCGGAGTGGAGCCCTCATTCATTCATATCGGCTGCGTCGATTGCAA caaagaagaggccgcgtccgcgtgtCCTGATGGCTACCATCTCTGCG ACAAATTGGAGTTGTACAGTGGAGGATACCAGGTTGCTCGGAAGCTATCTCTCGGGACATCTCTTGTCGCAGCAGGATCAGCAACGCCAGCAAAGGGAACAGCTTTATGCTGCAGTGATGCCTGA